From a region of the Zingiber officinale cultivar Zhangliang chromosome 4B, Zo_v1.1, whole genome shotgun sequence genome:
- the LOC121975314 gene encoding lipid phosphate phosphatase delta-like isoform X2: MTLLMAFCDYIGNSIKDLVSAPRPSCPPVRRVTATADEKENAMEYGLPSSHCLNTVCLLGYLVFYILIYYPQRDGIEIAILFGLVCLLVFLIGIGSASFFTICIRILVNYPINLMVMNIEFLIIDEADRILEANFEEDMEKIFKRLPKTRQIALFTATRTKQVEDFANLSFKEKPVYVGVDD, from the exons ATGACCTTATTGATGGCTTTCTGTGATTACATTGGGAACTCAATAAAG GATCTCGTATCAGCTCCTAGACCTAGTTGTCCTCCTGTGAGGAGGGTAACTGCCACTGCAGACGAGAAGGAGAATGCCATGGAGTATGGTTTGCCTTCTTCACATTGTCTGAACACAGTTTGTTTGTTGGG ATATTTAGTATTCTATATCCTGATATATTATCCACAAAGAGATGGAATTGAGATTGCAATTTTGTTCGGGCTAGTATGCTTGCTTGTCTTTCTAATTGGCATAG GATCGGCAAGTTTCTTTACTATCTGTATCAGGATCTTGGTCAATTATCCCATCAATTTAATGGTTATGAATATTGAG TTTCTTATAATCGATGAAGCTGACCGAATATTGGAGGCTAACTTTGAGGAAGACATGGAGAAAATATTTAAGCGGCTGCCAAAG ACAAGGCAAATTGCTCTATTTACAGCTACTCGAACTAAGCAG GTTGAGGATTTTGCGAACTTGTCATTTAAGGAAAAGCCTGTATATGTAGGTGTTGATGATTGA
- the LOC121975314 gene encoding DEAD-box ATP-dependent RNA helicase 27-like isoform X1, whose translation MTLLMAFCDYIGNSIKDLVSAPRPSCPPVRRVTATADEKENAMEYGLPSSHCLNTVCLLGYLVFYILIYYPQRDGIEIAILFGLVCLLVFLIGIGSASFFTICIRILVNYPINLMVMNIEIKKAEQINKIMFLIIDEADRILEANFEEDMEKIFKRLPKTRQIALFTATRTKQVEDFANLSFKEKPVYVGVDD comes from the exons ATGACCTTATTGATGGCTTTCTGTGATTACATTGGGAACTCAATAAAG GATCTCGTATCAGCTCCTAGACCTAGTTGTCCTCCTGTGAGGAGGGTAACTGCCACTGCAGACGAGAAGGAGAATGCCATGGAGTATGGTTTGCCTTCTTCACATTGTCTGAACACAGTTTGTTTGTTGGG ATATTTAGTATTCTATATCCTGATATATTATCCACAAAGAGATGGAATTGAGATTGCAATTTTGTTCGGGCTAGTATGCTTGCTTGTCTTTCTAATTGGCATAG GATCGGCAAGTTTCTTTACTATCTGTATCAGGATCTTGGTCAATTATCCCATCAATTTAATGGTTATGAATATTGAG ATCAAAAAAGCTgagcaaataaataaaattatg TTTCTTATAATCGATGAAGCTGACCGAATATTGGAGGCTAACTTTGAGGAAGACATGGAGAAAATATTTAAGCGGCTGCCAAAG ACAAGGCAAATTGCTCTATTTACAGCTACTCGAACTAAGCAG GTTGAGGATTTTGCGAACTTGTCATTTAAGGAAAAGCCTGTATATGTAGGTGTTGATGATTGA